From the Portunus trituberculatus isolate SZX2019 chromosome 8, ASM1759143v1, whole genome shotgun sequence genome, the window CTATGTTTGAAAAGAGCTCTCAGCTTAATAATGTGAATATCTTTAACTTTTTACAGTTTCTATACCAGATCCTCAATAACAGCACAGACACACCAATGGGAAGATCAAGACACCATCCACTACTaaacacattcactcacacacaacacaagcccATCACACACCTTAGAGAAGGAATTGGGGAGGTCATCTGAGAGTGGGTCCCCTTCAGACTGGGAGGACGAGGAATTTGTGGACGAGGAATGCTGCTGAGGCTGTGGAAGTGactgctgctgcctgctactaccaccaccaccaccaccaccactgctaagcTGATCCAAGGGGCAGGAGGGGCGGGAGGCAGAGTCAGCAAAGGTGTCCGCGTCTCCTGGTGAACTAGGGTCCTCAGGAGAAGATCGGAATTCTGTTGAAGGGTAAAGAGATTAgcctttttccttttaaatgTAAGATTGCCACTAGTCAAGGAtaacacaatgagagagagaagcctaCTGAGGTGATAATTCAAAGGAGCTGTCAAAAGGATCAAATGATAGGATTCAATTCCAAGgatacaggacacacacacacacacacacacacactatactacaacatagagagggatgggtggatgctatttacctggacttaagaaaggcctttgataaagtgccacacaatagactgatgtggaaaccaaagaagattggaggagtaagtgataaattagcaaaatagatggaaaattacttagtgggaagagaaatgcgaacagtggtgaaaggaaagaagtcagagtggaaaaaggtaaccagtggagttccataagggtcagtgcttggtcccatcatgtttttgatttatgttaatgatatgccagtagaaattgacagttacatgaatatgttcgcggacgatactaaaattatgaggagagtaaagaatgtggaagattgtaacaagttacaggaagatcttgataaaatatatgagtggagtaaagagtggcagatggaatttaatataaacaagagccatgttatgaaaatgggaagaagtagatacagaccaaacagggattacaggctgggtgatgagaaaattgaagagaccaatgaggagaaaaacctaggagtaaccgtgcaaaacactttgtcaccggagaaacacattaacaagatatttttgaaaacatataacatgcatcaaaatattggtcttggcTTCCACtgcctagatgaaggaatgatgaagaagatactatgcactttaataagaccacagttagaatatgcagcttttgtctggtcaccgcatatgaagaaaaatgtggagaaggtggaaagggtacagaggctggcaacaaggatggtaccaggactcaggagttagactatgaggaaagactgaggaactggggctgaccacattagaagagagaagaacaagaggagacatgataactatgtataaattggtgaacaagattgacatattggacagagagttgataaaggtgaccacaagtaatcatctccgaggacatggaaaaaactaataaaagacatctgtctaaatgatgtgagaaagTACAGCTTCccacatcgtagtattgataagtggaataaactgagcagtgatgtcgttgatgcagtgtgtgtcaatcagatgaaagagagatatgacaggagtggccaacgaggcaggacacagagagcttagctcgggccctgtaatacacaaataggtaaatacaaataggtaaatacacacacacacacacacacacacacacacacacacacttcttcctcttcctttccaccaTTATCTTGTCCTTTCACaaagaaaaagcaggaaaagataCAGATCCATCTCTTCCACCTTACCTTGGCCTTTCAGATCCACAGGTGAAGGAGACTCCCCAGCTGAGGGATGCTGTGAGGGGGCCAGGAGTCCAAGGTGCTGCAGGGACGTGGTGAAGGCAGGGTGACCCACACGCTCCACCATCTCCAGTACCAGCGCCTCCATCACCCCTCGATGCTCCACCAGACGCTCCACAATGCTCCCctgtgtgttggtgatggtgataagtgTTAATCTCTTAAGTACCAggacgtattttcatattcattctggttactatttgacaattctatacagcttcagaaacttatgtggggatcgaaatagtgaagactctggcaatATATCTTCTGAtatccatagatccttcctaatgtaagtaaaattgtGTAATtgtacccaaactcaaggtaaaaatgcactccagtactgaaagggttaataatggtgataatgtggTTATTGATGAAAATAGTACAAATCAAGCCACAAACATCCCTAATACAATATCTGCACAAGAAAGAACCGACACACTGACTCACCACTTTGGAAGTGGCGCCCTTGAACACAAACTTGAACTCGGACCACTCCAGCATGTCCTCCAGAGCCACTGCCACCTCCTCCAGCCTCAGCGTCAGCACCATCAGCTCCTCTGTGAAGTGGTTGATAATCCTGGCCACCCCTCGGACCCGTGCCCCGCCCCCCATTTCCTCAAACTGTTCCCTCTTGTGCACCAGGGAGTTCAGGAAGGAGGTCAAGTTCTCCTGCAAGATTCTCAATTTCTGCAGCTCTCGGAGATGGAGATCCTGGTCAGGGGAGAGACGTATTGCTTGtgctttgatttgatttgatttggtttggtttggtttggttagttaGGTCGTCAAGTCTGTTTAAGTTATATTGGATTGAAATAAATTAAGTTATATTTAACCCTTACATTTCTAAGTGACTTGGCGAGGAGGTgcgtgggagagtgagaggactcaagggaggtggaggaggcctGGATGATGTGCTCCAAGCTTGTCCGCAGGGaacccacatccacacacactgtCTGCAGCACTGCACTGATCTGCACACGTACAAACACGTCAGAACattacaacacaacaacacaagggttggtgcaggaagccatcagatTTGAGGTCTACATGTGACAGTCTGCATGAaacttgtctatctatttccaCCTACCATCTCCACTCAGATATTTAATGAATCTTCTTTCACCCgactgactcagcactaacaatctGAAGAGGCACCACACTACAGACCAACAACAAATACAGACCAGCCTGCCATCATATCACTcagccacacctcacctcaGGAACCAGCTGCTGAGCCAACTGTTGCCGCTTGTGGTGATTGAGAGCCACCAGGGAGGCCCGCACATTGCCAAGGAGCCGCACCACCGTCACCAGCAGTGGCGGCAGGCAGGAACGTGTGTAGCGCATTACCTCATGCTGCTCACTCTGTGTAAGCCGCCACCCACACCGCTCAAACTCCTGGCTCAGCTCCACCACTTTCACTACACCTgcaataacacacacagacacacacacacatttactattgatttatttaagggtactactgttattattgtttttgttttgtttttttaaggatatttcacTTGCTGAAATGAAAGAAGTGTATGGTTAAATGTGTAGCTGAATTTATGTACTGttcacaccatacacacacacacacacacacacccagtagctcagtggttagagcgctggcttcacaagccagaggaccggggttcgattaccCGGccaggtggaaatatttgggtgtgtagcccctgttcacctagcagtgagtaggtacgggatgtaaatcgaggagttgtgaccttgttgtcccggtgtgtggtgtgtgcctggtctcaggcctatccgaagatcggaaataatgagctctgagctcgttccgtagggtaacgtctggctatctcgtcagagactgcagcagatcaaacagtgaaatatatatatatatatatatatatatatatatatatatatatatatatatatatatatatatatatatatatatatatatatatatatatatatatatatatatatatatatatatatatatatatatatatatatatatatatatatatatatatatatatatatatatatatatatatatatatatatatatatatatatatatatatatatatatatatatatatatatatatatatatatatatatatatatatatatatatatacacacacacacaaaaggaataaataaataaatgaataaataaaaaaataaataaatacaatataaataaataaaaaaactgtaCCTATCCTTTGTGAGCAAGAGAAGCTAACTTAATCTAAGCTAGCCTTAAAGACCCTTATCTAATGTCATTGTACACTACCACACCAACACTGGTAGGAGGACACACATACCTATTGCCATCTGTCTTAGAGCTGCCTTGAGGACTGAGATGAGGTGTGTGGGGCTGGTGGCTGCTGGATCTGTTGGGTTGAAGATctgcaccatcacctccacacactcctgcacctcctccatcAGTGACACCAGCCCTgaacacaaagagaaagagggagaggtgtcagAAAGAGAAAGTTTTAATTAAATAAGAGCAGGAGATAAGGTAGTTATTGTCCTTCATTATCCCAGAAATGTATaggaatacaaaaataaatgtataaaactTATAttccatggaaaaaaaattgcatggCAGCAAACaggagaggaatgaaatgatgaagaatACCATAATTAATCTGTCCCCCTCTTCTGTACTTTATTACTCAAAAgaatgataaacaaatatacatCCAGTAAACTGTAGGATAAAACAAAAACTGTCTAGCAGAAAAATTATCAAAAGTACGAGACACTAAAATTTGCCAACCATCCTCCAATTGTCCCTTGCCTGATCTCCAAACTTACTGTTTCTAAGAGCCGTGTTTCTGATGAAGACCTCACACTTTTCCTTAAGGTCAGTGAGGGCAGGGACAAGGTGTGCAGTGGCGTCCAGGGTGCGCTGGGCAGTCTCTGGGGTGAGGGTGGGAGGCAAGCAGCGAGTGTACAAGTAGTGGAGGACTGTTTCAAGGGCTGGGTCTTCCATTCCCTCCAGAGACTTCCACTCTATGTCAGGTACGCTGGACTGTAGAATGATGCTGTGGACCTCAAACTGCAGCAAattgagaggagaagagatgagacatgggatgacagacagacataaacacagtaagagagagatatatagacagCAAGATAGCAGTgacagaaagatatatatagagTGACAAGAAGACATACAGATAGcagtgatgacaatgataataatgaagtcGGCAGTCACCTTCCTTCTAGACTgacagaaagataaagacaGAATAACATAGACACATAAGCAGAGACTACAAAGACACAACtgtgacaatgataatgaagtagacagttaccttccttcctgacttggcagtgatggtgatgtctGAGAAGTAGCCATCACTGAGAGCCGGCAGGAGAGAGTAGGGAAGGTCAGGGGATACATCCGGAACCCCCAGCTGTATgcggataaataaatatatatacacacattattTGATGATATTCAAATGGAATTTATAAAGAAattttactcctttctctttttcattcatctattcccACTATcaatcttcctccctcctcctgtgctttcctcttttctcgtttccttcctccctcccatccttccctgtgcctccctctcaccttctcgcacTGCAGCATAAACCATCCATCATACGTGAGCAACATCAGGTCCCGAGACATCACTGGTTGGTCCAGCTGTGGAGGGCATTGTGTCAAAGAAATATTGTGCTTCTAATGTGAAAGGCTGTACCACAGACAATCTTCTTGGTGACATAATGACACTATTCTCAATATCTTAAACCACATTAAACAAAATTCAAATAACAGAAGTTTgtgtgagaggaagatggactataaatgaatgaataaagcaaATATCCTCACCCTGAACTCAATGATGTGTCCATTGTAGGCAGCAAAGCGAAGCAAGGTGCGGTTGCCATAGCATTGCAAGTTCTGGTAAGTGTACACCTCATACATCTGGCAGGAGAAGAGTGGCAGGGAGTCACAACTGTCCGTCACACTCCACGTCACATCCCCGGCCTCAGACAGAACAAACTCAGTgctggaagagaagagatgacaaGGCTAACAGTGATTTCACAAAGATAtgtggcctacatgtggcagtcccagCATAAAACATACCCATAATTCCTATCCAAACTTCAGTGGTATTAGGAACACAACAAGGCACTCTAAACATCAATAAGGTTTGCATTAAGGATAAAACTAGATAGATTCAGGGTTGATAACTGTTTAAAAAAGCTACAAAAGGAAATACATGCTCCTGAACATTGCTTTACTTAATGTATGTATCATCCCTCACACCTTTATAAGGTAACACAcaaccccacacacccacagtacagcctcagcagcagcagcagcacacttACCCCTCAATGCCAGTAGCTTCAGATGAGCCTGATAGGGACACACATTCAATTATCTGCAACAAACACAAGAGGCAGGTCTCAGTGGAAATTCTCTAAGTATGTTAGTAATGTCATGTCAGTGCCTTCATTACCAACTCATTTTGCAGGTGAGGGCTGTGACCAAGGCCACAACAACTAAGCAAACAAAAGACTATGAAGTGCTACTTTTCTGgaagtttgaatgaagaagattGAAAAATTTGCtttgagaaaaatatagatgtCATTAAATGTTTTTTGTGTACAGTGAGTGGCATGTGTGGGCCTGACAGTTTCTTGCAGCTTGCCTAATCCATGTGGTGTCTTGCCATCAGGtcaagacaagaggaggaagaggaagattaagtCTGACAGCATCAACTGAGATACTCTTAacaacatcattttttttatgtaagatgggaaaactggtcaagggcaacagaaggagtaaacaataaacaataagatggtagtttgaggaacaaagctttgtgtcagactctatcaaaaactaTGTATTATACCAACAATGAAAAGCTGGGCTTTACCCACTAGAAAAAATAACCATTCCAAAAACTTTGTAGACCTATTGGAGTGTGAAAATCATAGCCATAGCACTTAATGTCTCAAGAAAGACATAAGAGTGGGTGAAGCCGCCGAGTATATGGAGCCACTTCCCATATTGATACCTGACCCGTTACCTATTTATTAAGGCTCCTACATCACTTCTTTGCCCAGGACACAAAACTATTGCCCACAAGGAACCCAACATTGACAGCCTGCTCTTTTTGGTGACACCTCCAGTGACAAGGAAGGACCAAACCACCAATGAGGTTACATCGCATGTACTTCTTAACCATGCCAgttagttttggttaggttagtcattcataattaggttaggttaaacattttttttttttattagttttctgtgttttgcaTTGATTTGCTTCGTTTTATAGCAAAATCGTGTTTTCAGAGGGGAAGCGgtgggagaagaaataaaagtactGATTTGTGACAGAAACGAAATCTAGCTTCATTCAAAACCGGTAAAAAATCTACCagataaaaatatagtttcgtTCGGAAGTGATAATACGATGAAAGAGTAGGAATTTATCCCTAGATATAAAACTCCAGCAAAGGAATGACTTGCCGTAGACTTTCTTCAAAAGCCAAATTCATCTCCACTCTGCGTCCCGAGACTACACTTGCCTGAGGCGGGGGAgggacaacaaaacaataatacaagATCCTACACGTGAAATTTACCGTAAATAGTATGAaggacggtaaaaaaaaaaaaaaaaaaaaaaaaaaaacaaggcaaagtaaccataaaacaaataaaaggattAAAAACAAGATCCGtgagagatagatggatgggaGCAATCGATGTGGATGGGATGCATATACTGGGTGAAGGGGCGGTGGTGTGAGGGTGAAGCAGCGTGTGTGGGTGGCGGAGGACCGTGTGGAGGCACCAGTACCTTCCATGTGCCCACCACTCGGGAATTCTTGTCGTGGAAGCCTGCCATGCTCACGTCGTCTGCTGCTACCCCGCCACCGCCGCCCGCCATTACCTTACTGCCTTCTTGCCTCGACAACGGTGTTACTGTGTTAGCTACTCTTCACTGTGTGTCGCTGTTGTGTCACTGTTATGTTTGTCTCACTTTTATAATTCAATATAATGATGTGACTGCTTAACATTGATCTTATTTTGTTTCACTTTCGCGCCCGGAACGATATGGCATTATTCGGTCCACTCCTCCATCAATATGTAACACATTTCCAGGGATTTCCTGAGTCCGCTGTGAAGAAAAGCCCAAATTAACACAAAAGACTaataaataaccaaaaaaagaaagaagaaacagccTCCCCAGATTGCAAATAAATGACGTCCTGCCAAATCGCTCCTGAGTCCGCTGTGAAGAAAAGCCCAAATTAACACTAAAGACTAATAAATaacctaaaaagaaagaagaaacagccTCCCCAGATTGCAAATAAATGACGTCCTGCCAAATCGCTCCTGGATCAAAATTTCTCCCGGGAATAATATTTGCActcggactctctctctctctctctctctctctctgggaacgtCGAGAAAGTTAtgttatctattaatctatcaaATTATATAAATATCCTAGCTTCCCGATCCACACTTTTCATCTCAAGACGTAATGCCTCACCTATCCATTACTTACCCTACATGacaaccaccacctcactttccTTATTGTTCTCTATTACCTCCTCGCTTTCCCATTAATGCCAGTCCAGTTTTGTAAAGATTATCAAAGccaattctttattctctcattcctccgtCTCTACTATTATatccttgtttctctttaataCTTTTATTCATTCGTGATGCGTCTTGTGGCATGGAAGGTGGTGGTTTGGGTCAAGATgtattagtctaatacatcttggtttGGGTTATGCCTGTCCGTCATGTGTTTTCATcttccacgaaaaaaaaaaaaaaaaaaaccgcgtGTTTGAAAGTTAgacaatatttctttcattccttatttatATCATTTCTACTCTTGGTACATGAATATTTCTGACAATATAGTGTTaattgataatattgataatcaGTATTTTCATGCATATTTATCTATGAATTTAGCTTTTTACTGGTACCTAGTAGTATTtgcctacctctccctctatctgtttatctacccATCTCTCCACTTATCTATAAACCTATCAAATGTTGGTGTTGGGGAAAAGGATTATTAATGGGTTGAGTGCAAAAGTTGACCAGAGTATTCccaatctttcattattttctctggtacactccacctctccctggctgcttctgtatttcctttagACTTTTATTGAAGTAAGCCAGTCATTATTgacattctcttctttcatttatgctATAATATGCACCTAAAAGTGATTTCCACTTCGTATTTTTCAAGTGATTCCCTGGTGCAGAATTACTTTAAGCTTCCTCCAGGCAGCAGAATTTATGTGGATATATGAGACATGTCACATGAGTGAGGGCGACTGACACAAAGCACTATGGTTTAAATGGCTAAAGTTCCACATTGGGAACACTCACACTATCTGTTTGTGTGGATGGATATTCTTGTATGGAACCTTTCACAGTATGTTGTACTGTTCCTGTTCTCACTTGAAATAAACCCTTCACTTGTCTAGTACTGAAACATTTTGTaggcaaaagaaaaaacttttgcattcttttcatgGTAATCATGAATACTAGTACTAAGCCTTGCAGTATGTTGACAGCTGGGATGAAAACTGCCGTCTTTGTTTCTCAACCCACCCAGCAATTTAACACAGTTGTTGCAAATATAACCCCAGCCAAAACtaacccgcacacacacacacacacacaccatgtagtgtagttggttagcacgctcgactcacaatcgagagggtccaggttcaAGTCTcgggaagcggcaaggcaaatgggcaaacctcttaaaatgtagcctctgttcacctagcagtaaataggtacggaatgtaacttgaggggttctggccttgctttcctggtgtgtggagtgtgttgtggtctcagtcctacccgaagattggtctatgagttctgagctcactccgtaataggaaaggctggctgggtgaccagcagatgatcATGATGAATTACACTCACCAAAATAAGGCTTATGGACTGGATGAAATATTTCACTGGGTATTAAAAGAACAGCAGAGAAGAAATTCatgtatctttctcttcctactttcacatcattctatccctcctccatttcccagcctaccattcctcctctcttttccggCCTGccatccctcttcttttttgcaGCATGCCATCtcacccttctttcttttcatcattctagCTAT encodes:
- the LOC123501098 gene encoding uncharacterized protein LOC123501098 isoform X2; this encodes MAGGGGGVAADDVSMAGFHDKNSRVVGTWKIIECVSLSGSSEATGIEGTEFVLSEAGDVTWSVTDSCDSLPLFSCQMYEVYTYQNLQCYGNRTLLRFAAYNGHIIEFRLDQPVMSRDLMLLTYDGWFMLQCEKLGVPDVSPDLPYSLLPALSDGYFSDITITAKSGRKFEVHSIILQSSVPDIEWKSLEGMEDPALETVLHYLYTRCLPPTLTPETAQRTLDATAHLVPALTDLKEKCEVFIRNTALRNRLVSLMEEVQECVEVMVQIFNPTDPAATSPTHLISVLKAALRQMAIGVVKVVELSQEFERCGWRLTQSEQHEVMRYTRSCLPPLLVTVVRLLGNVRASLVALNHHKRQQLAQQLVPEISAVLQTVCVDVGSLRTSLEHIIQASSTSLESSHSPTHLLAKSLRNDLHLRELQKLRILQENLTSFLNSLVHKREQFEEMGGGARVRGVARIINHFTEELMVLTLRLEEVAVALEDMLEWSEFKFVFKGATSKVGSIVERLVEHRGVMEALVLEMVERVGHPAFTTSLQHLGLLAPSQHPSAGESPSPVDLKGQEFRSSPEDPSSPGDADTFADSASRPSCPLDQLSSGGGGGGGSSRQQQSLPQPQQHSSSTNSSSSQSEGDPLSDDLPNSFSKQLSLVRRVCEPPPSRTSPLALNVARLLTSPMLSDMTFVVVPPADDETSPSSSLEDLHTMEGQDARPARGASKDSYSSEWSEHCTPSHPGPPQPSCTTTSTTTTSVSTSAMPKVSSTVVRKVKKSLSLDHRPSARVSLPSHAYSLDCDAVSCGSDGGLPIASPRTRESSSDRASTDLATAAVCDGSVKSVREEEVEWGGRGKVAAAAVLPMNCDNSGGMTDSSSGVTSSPCMGQAGQALSDYKASAGPKELPVSVGSKGQEEEGCVTREAARQSKHLEETRPRLSDGEAPTSSGKSDRKGRLTKSPNIVIEDGLTPTKPPEPSVSPAWRGQRGDGTPWEGVELHAHRVVVAARCEWFRRALLSGMREAIDRCIVVHGCSVHTFQLLLQFLYAGHVDCSALPPDQLVDLLVLADHYGVDALKLLVESGLEQHVDDDSVVPLLTVAHHCNAAHLKEVCVHHCVVSAVVLEGETLTQLPEDLRHHLTLALGKHRKWWTGAIGEEVLVGGEGVGGGEDSPLSVSSTDPLIDDPTSLIHPLQCGMCEDSTGEGSGGGGGGSRLEAVVQQLREVVGQQVPRTTLIQITLAADYDLNRALNFFFTNSSSSSSSS
- the LOC123501098 gene encoding uncharacterized protein LOC123501098 isoform X3, producing MAGGGGGVAADDVSMAGFHDKNSRVVGTWKIIECVSLSGSSEATGIEGTEFVLSEAGDVTWSVTDSCDSLPLFSCQMYEVYTYQNLQCYGNRTLLRFAAYNGHIIEFRLDQPVMSRDLMLLTYDGWFMLQCEKLGVPDVSPDLPYSLLPALSDGYFSDITITAKSGRKFEVHSIILQSSVPDIEWKSLEGMEDPALETVLHYLYTRCLPPTLTPETAQRTLDATAHLVPALTDLKEKCEVFIRNTALRNRLVSLMEEVQECVEVMVQIFNPTDPAATSPTHLISVLKAALRQMAIGVVKVVELSQEFERCGWRLTQSEQHEVMRYTRSCLPPLLVTVVRLLGNVRASLVALNHHKRQQLAQQLVPEISAVLQTVCVDVGSLRTSLEHIIQASSTSLESSHSPTHLLAKSLRNDLHLRELQKLRILQENLTSFLNSLVHKREQFEEMGGGARVRGVARIINHFTEELMVLTLRLEEVAVALEDMLEWSEFKFVFKGATSKVGSIVERLVEHRGVMEALVLEMVERVGHPAFTTSLQHLGLLAPSQHPSAGESPSPVDLKGQEFRSSPEDPSSPGDADTFADSASRPSCPLDQLSSGGGGGGGSSRQQQSLPQPQQHSSSTNSSSSQSEGDPLSDDLPNSFSKLSLVRRVCEPPPSRTSPLALNVARLLTSPMLSDMTFVVVPPADDETSPSSSLEDLHTMEGQDARPARGASKDSYSSEWSEHCTPSHPGPPQPSCTTTSTTTTSVSTSAMPKVSSTVVRKVKKSLSLDHRPSARVSLPSHAYSLDCDAVSCGSDGGLPIASPRTRESSSDRASTDLATAAVCDGSVKSVREEEVEWGGRGKVAAAAVLPMNCDNSGGMTDSSSGVTSSPCMGQAGQALSDYKASAGPKELPVSVGSKGQEEEGCVTREAARQSKHLEETRPRLSDGEAPTSSGKSDRKGRLTKSPNIVIEDGLTPTKPPEPSVSPAWRGQRGDGTPWEGVELHAHRVVVAARCEWFRRALLSGMREAIDRCIVVHGCSVHTFQLLLQFLYAGHVDCSALPPDQLVDLLVLADHYGVDALKLLVESGLEQHVDDDSVVPLLTVAHHCNAAHLKEVCVHHCVVSAVVLEGETLTQLPEDLRHHLTLALGKHRKWWTGAIGEEVLVGGEGVGGGEDSPLSVSSTDPLIDDPTSLIHPLQQCGMCEDSTGEGSGGGGGGSRLEAVVQQLREVVGQQVPRTTLIQITLAADYDLNRALNFFFTNSSSSSSSS
- the LOC123501098 gene encoding uncharacterized protein LOC123501098 isoform X1, which gives rise to MAGGGGGVAADDVSMAGFHDKNSRVVGTWKIIECVSLSGSSEATGIEGTEFVLSEAGDVTWSVTDSCDSLPLFSCQMYEVYTYQNLQCYGNRTLLRFAAYNGHIIEFRLDQPVMSRDLMLLTYDGWFMLQCEKLGVPDVSPDLPYSLLPALSDGYFSDITITAKSGRKFEVHSIILQSSVPDIEWKSLEGMEDPALETVLHYLYTRCLPPTLTPETAQRTLDATAHLVPALTDLKEKCEVFIRNTALRNRLVSLMEEVQECVEVMVQIFNPTDPAATSPTHLISVLKAALRQMAIGVVKVVELSQEFERCGWRLTQSEQHEVMRYTRSCLPPLLVTVVRLLGNVRASLVALNHHKRQQLAQQLVPEISAVLQTVCVDVGSLRTSLEHIIQASSTSLESSHSPTHLLAKSLRNDLHLRELQKLRILQENLTSFLNSLVHKREQFEEMGGGARVRGVARIINHFTEELMVLTLRLEEVAVALEDMLEWSEFKFVFKGATSKVGSIVERLVEHRGVMEALVLEMVERVGHPAFTTSLQHLGLLAPSQHPSAGESPSPVDLKGQEFRSSPEDPSSPGDADTFADSASRPSCPLDQLSSGGGGGGGSSRQQQSLPQPQQHSSSTNSSSSQSEGDPLSDDLPNSFSKQLSLVRRVCEPPPSRTSPLALNVARLLTSPMLSDMTFVVVPPADDETSPSSSLEDLHTMEGQDARPARGASKDSYSSEWSEHCTPSHPGPPQPSCTTTSTTTTSVSTSAMPKVSSTVVRKVKKSLSLDHRPSARVSLPSHAYSLDCDAVSCGSDGGLPIASPRTRESSSDRASTDLATAAVCDGSVKSVREEEVEWGGRGKVAAAAVLPMNCDNSGGMTDSSSGVTSSPCMGQAGQALSDYKASAGPKELPVSVGSKGQEEEGCVTREAARQSKHLEETRPRLSDGEAPTSSGKSDRKGRLTKSPNIVIEDGLTPTKPPEPSVSPAWRGQRGDGTPWEGVELHAHRVVVAARCEWFRRALLSGMREAIDRCIVVHGCSVHTFQLLLQFLYAGHVDCSALPPDQLVDLLVLADHYGVDALKLLVESGLEQHVDDDSVVPLLTVAHHCNAAHLKEVCVHHCVVSAVVLEGETLTQLPEDLRHHLTLALGKHRKWWTGAIGEEVLVGGEGVGGGEDSPLSVSSTDPLIDDPTSLIHPLQQCGMCEDSTGEGSGGGGGGSRLEAVVQQLREVVGQQVPRTTLIQITLAADYDLNRALNFFFTNSSSSSSSS